TAAAGAGGGCATTTACCCGTTTGATGCGATGCACAATACTAGTTTTGGTGCAATGCGTCAATTAATCTGTTCGAAAATTCGACTTTATTCTATAAATATGTATAAAAACAATGAGTTATGATTATTATGTCTAATAAAAAAGCGGTCAATATGACCGCTTTTTGCGCATCAAATTGTCAACCCATTCAGTCTTCCAGGACGTCCAGATTGATATCCGGCTTGTTCAGGAAATCACGAATCAGTGGTGTGACCGCTTTCGCATTATGTAATAGGAACAAATGCCCGCCACCCGGGATGATCTCCAAACGACAATTCGGGATCATTAGCGACATCACTTTGGCATTCACAGGTCGTACCAAAGGATCATCATCGCCGGCCAGTAACATGGTTGGCTGACGTAAGGTGTGTAACCAGTGAAAGCTGGTCCATCCAAGGCCGGCCAGTAACTGATAGATATAACCACGGGTGCGTGGCGGAATAATACGCGAGGTTAATTCGCTGACCAGTTCCGGATTGCGTCGAATACGTCCGCCATAAATTGTTCCAGACACTTTACGCATAAAGCCTTTGGAAATATAGCGACGCGGGGTAATCATATTACGCAAGACTTTAAATTTGGCCGGAACCATTACCATACCGGCCGAGGTGGCGGCTAAAATTAAACGACGCACACGTTTTGGAAACTGATGGGCAAATTGCTGGGCCAGGGCACCGCCCCAGGAAACTCCAGCCACATCCACTTGTCCGTAACCGAGTGTATCGAGTAGATCTTTGGCCAATCTGGCCAAATGCTTAAAGCGACGTATTTTGACCGGAGTCTGCGAGTCACCGGTTCCGGGAATATCAAAAATGATCACTTCTTTTTCGTGCAAGGTTTCAATAAACGGGATACATAATTCCAGGTTTGCGCCAATACCGTTGATCAACAATAGCGGTGTCGAATTATCCGTGCCTTCACGAATTAAATAACGCAGTCGAATACCATCGACCATGACGTAATTAATTCGAGGCTTTTTACCCGTTGAACTTATATTTTCAGAGATGCGAGAACGTTTATTATTAATTGGGCTCACCTTGGCGGTCGTGGAAGAGTCGGCTGATCGTCGAGATTTATTAAGTTTTGTTTTTGTTTTAATTGCTACGCTAGGCATATAAGTTCTTCAATATTAATTAATGGAAGCTTCAAGTTTAACGCTGATGAACGTATCGTCCGGGCGCCTTGTCTGTTGGAGGATGTTTATCACTTCCCAGATGTTTTGGTGCATTAACCAGTTTTCCGCCTTGCTCTTTTTTGTACCAGTCCAACCAATCAAACCACCAGGTGCCGCGAATCTCATCGGCGCCTTCCAACCAGCTATCGGCATCGAGGCTTAGGTCCGGGTTGTTAAAGTACTTGGATTTCTTTTTGCCCGGTGGATTGATAATACTCTGAACATGTCCACTGGAACTCAAAATGAATTTCATATTGGTGTTTTTTAAAATTTCGCGTGAATCGTAACAGGCTTTCCACGGGGTAATGTGATCGGTGATACCGGCCACCACATAAGTGTCGCAAGTGATCTTGCTGGTATCAATTTTTGTGCCCAAGACTTCGATGCTGTTAGGCTTCACCAGTGGATTGGTGATGTACATGTTCAATAAGTCAACATGGAAGGCCGCCGGCAATCGTGTGGTGTCAGCGTTCCAGTACAACATGTCAAAGGCCGGAGGATTATTGCCCATAACCCAGTTATTAGCCACAAACAACCAGACCAGGTCGTTCGGACGTAACCAGGCGAACATTTTGGCCATTTCTTTGCCTTCCAGTACGCCTTTGGCCTTAACCCGTTTTTGTGCGGCGGCAATTCCGCTTTTGGAGGCAAACATGCCGAGCAAAGTTTCACTGCGGGTATCCAGTACCGTGACCATCATGGTGGAAGATTTGATTTTTGGGTTGTCCAGGGCGGCGTAATGGGCTAACAAGGTTGCCATGGTAAATCCACCGGCACAGGCACCCATCAAATTCAAATCGTCAGAACCGCTAATTTCACACACGGCATCTATCGCTTCCTTACTGGCTTCAATATAGGTTTCCAGACTCCAGTCGCGTTGTGCTGCAGTCGGGTTACGCCAGCTAACGGCAAAAAACGGTACTTCATTATTGGTGCAAAATTCCACAAAACTGCGTCCCGGAGTCAAGTCAACCATATAAAACTTGTTGATCTGTGGCGGGAGCATCAATATCGGGCGTTTATATACTTTGTCGGTGTGCGGTTTGTAATGAATGACTTCGAGGACTTCATTACGAAATACCACATTACCTTCAGAGATCGCGAGGTTCTTACCAACCTGAAATTTACTTTCGTCCACCATGCGCGGCATGCCGCCATTGTTGACGATGTCATCCAGCATGTTACGAGCACCGTAGAGCAAACTTTTGCCTTTTGTTTCTACTACGCGCATCAAGGCGCCGGGATTACCGATCAGGGTGTTGGTCGGGGCAACGGCTTCAGTAACGAATTGCATTAGGAAGCGGGCACGTTCTTTATCTTTTTCACTGACCTTGCTCGAATTCAGGATATTGTAAACACTGCTGTGCCAGGCCAAGTAACTTTGCATCACGCGTTTGTAATAACCGCTTTTTTGCCAGATCTGGTGCATAAATCGTTTATCGCGCGGGTCGGGCGCCACTTCAGAAGTGCCTTTGACCACTTTGACCAGTTCGCCCAGTAGATTAATGTTTTCATCCACGATGACACTGGGGTTAACCATTAGTGATCTGAGTGCACGTTTGGCCCCATCAAACATTTCTTCGTAATCCACGCCCACAACCGGGTTTGGTCCCAGCATGCCTTGTGCCGCTGTGCTGCCATCGGCACCACCTGTAAACGGGCCTTTTTTATTCAGCATGTCCAGAATGCTTTCGGATGCTTTGCCTGCGACTTTACTTGCCACTCTTGCCGTTTTATCTACAGTGGCTTTAACCCCGCTACGTTTGGATTTGCGAATTTTCTTTTTGCCCGAAGATTTATTAGCCGATGTTTTTTTAGTGTCGGTCTTTTTAGGACGAGCTTTTTTTACGGTTACTTTACGCTTGGTCTTTTTAGCTGCCGATTTATTAGCAGCGGTTTTTTTAGAAACACTACGCTTTGAAGCCGCTTTTTTACTTACGGTTTTCTTTTTACGTGTGGATGCCTTTTTGGCTTTGCTGCGTATGGCACTGGTTTTCTTTTTAGCGGTTTTTTTGGAAGAGGTCTTCTTGCTGCGAGTTGCCATATAATAATGCTCTGGTGTGGGCTGTTTAAATAATCCTGTCATGATAACTTATCTCATGCTGCAGTGCGACGAAAAGCCGGTATTGTGCGTGTGGGACAGAATCGAATGAAATCTTGTAAGTAACTGATTTTATTGTAAAAAAGAGATTATCAAACTATTCGGAATCCGGTCTGGACTTCATGTGAAACCCACACAGGTATTTGATAATTCGCGGGACAATCAAGCCATTGCTAAACCATTGTTTGAGGCAATGAGCGCAAGGGATTTGCAAGGCTTTTGGTTAATTCACAATTTCCACTCGATTATCTTTTATTATGGGCACGCAAGAATAAAGCATACTCAGCACTGAATAATTATGGCAAAACAGAAAAAACCAGCAAAAAAGAGGTCTAAAAAAAAGACCGGAACCACAACGGCTGACAAGGTAAGTCTCAAAAGCAAGTTCTGGAAGTGGTTTAAACGATTGTTCTGGACGGGTTTGCTTCTGGGAATCCTGCTGGCAATCATTTTGTTTCTGTTTGCCATGCACTTGAACAAAACCGTAGTACCGCAATTTGAGGGCCGGCGCTGGTCAGTGCCTGCACGGCTTTATGCACAACCAAAAGAATTGTATGTCGGCGCCAGATCTACCAGTGCTGAACTGGAACAGCATTTGCTGGACTTGGGTTACAAACGCGCGCCTTCGATTAAAAATCCTGGTGATTTTTCCCGACAGTCTAATGTCATCAAAGTGTATGTCAGGCCTTTCCAGTTCTGGGATGGACTCCAAGACGCCAAACAATTACAGATCACCAGTAGAGCTGGGCGCATAACTGCCATGAAAAATAATGCCACGGGTCGAGATGAAGCTATTTTCAGACTCGATCCCTTAATTCTCGGGAATTTATTTCGCGGTGACGGGGAAGATCGCATCATCGTTAAACTTTCGGATGTGCCGATTGAATTGCAACAAGGTGTGGTTGCCGTTGAGGACAGAAAGTATTACCAACATTTTGGCATCGATCTAAAAGGCATCATGCGCGCCTTGATCGCTGATATTAAAGCAGGTGCCATGGTGCAGGGCGCCAGCACATTAACCCAGCAAATGGTGCGCAGTTATTTTTTGACCAATGAAAAAACCTTTGAACGCAAGATCAAGGAAATCCTGGTTACTATTTTGCTGGAAAGAAAATACAACAAGGAAGAGTTACTGGAAACCTACTTTAACGAAATCTTTATGGGTCAGGCAGGTGCCCGTGCAATTCACGGCATGGGTATGGCCAGCCGGTTTTATTTTAATAAACCGATACAAGAACTCAAGCCACATGAAAGTGCTGTTCTGATCACACTCTTGCGCGGCCCTTCGTATTACAACCCGCGACGTAATCCTGACCGGGTTTTAAGCCGTCGCAATCTGGTGCTTGACATCATGCATGAACAAGGGGTGCTGGATGAACAACAACACGAGTTCGCAAAACGCCAACCATTAACCATCACCGACAAACCGCCTACCGGGGTAAGTGATTACGCTGCATTTCTAGACTTGGTGAAATCCCAGCTTGCCCGCGACTATGATTCGCAAGATTTGAACACGGTCGGTTTGCA
The window above is part of the Gammaproteobacteria bacterium genome. Proteins encoded here:
- a CDS encoding alpha/beta fold hydrolase; this translates as MTGLFKQPTPEHYYMATRSKKTSSKKTAKKKTSAIRSKAKKASTRKKKTVSKKAASKRSVSKKTAANKSAAKKTKRKVTVKKARPKKTDTKKTSANKSSGKKKIRKSKRSGVKATVDKTARVASKVAGKASESILDMLNKKGPFTGGADGSTAAQGMLGPNPVVGVDYEEMFDGAKRALRSLMVNPSVIVDENINLLGELVKVVKGTSEVAPDPRDKRFMHQIWQKSGYYKRVMQSYLAWHSSVYNILNSSKVSEKDKERARFLMQFVTEAVAPTNTLIGNPGALMRVVETKGKSLLYGARNMLDDIVNNGGMPRMVDESKFQVGKNLAISEGNVVFRNEVLEVIHYKPHTDKVYKRPILMLPPQINKFYMVDLTPGRSFVEFCTNNEVPFFAVSWRNPTAAQRDWSLETYIEASKEAIDAVCEISGSDDLNLMGACAGGFTMATLLAHYAALDNPKIKSSTMMVTVLDTRSETLLGMFASKSGIAAAQKRVKAKGVLEGKEMAKMFAWLRPNDLVWLFVANNWVMGNNPPAFDMLYWNADTTRLPAAFHVDLLNMYITNPLVKPNSIEVLGTKIDTSKITCDTYVVAGITDHITPWKACYDSREILKNTNMKFILSSSGHVQSIINPPGKKKSKYFNNPDLSLDADSWLEGADEIRGTWWFDWLDWYKKEQGGKLVNAPKHLGSDKHPPTDKAPGRYVHQR
- the mrcB gene encoding penicillin-binding protein 1B encodes the protein MAKQKKPAKKRSKKKTGTTTADKVSLKSKFWKWFKRLFWTGLLLGILLAIILFLFAMHLNKTVVPQFEGRRWSVPARLYAQPKELYVGARSTSAELEQHLLDLGYKRAPSIKNPGDFSRQSNVIKVYVRPFQFWDGLQDAKQLQITSRAGRITAMKNNATGRDEAIFRLDPLILGNLFRGDGEDRIIVKLSDVPIELQQGVVAVEDRKYYQHFGIDLKGIMRALIADIKAGAMVQGASTLTQQMVRSYFLTNEKTFERKIKEILVTILLERKYNKEELLETYFNEIFMGQAGARAIHGMGMASRFYFNKPIQELKPHESAVLITLLRGPSYYNPRRNPDRVLSRRNLVLDIMHEQGVLDEQQHEFAKRQPLTITDKPPTGVSDYAAFLDLVKSQLARDYDSQDLNTVGLQIFTTLVPELQQHAENALAQGLSDVEKQRKLEHNSLQGAVIVTSVDGAEVQALVGGRESRYEGFNRAISAKRQIGSLMKPYVYLAALESGEFEINTILKDQPIEVKQYGMDEVWMPENYNKEFSGKMPLYKALALSKNVPTVHLGMQVGVDKVMQAATKTGLDEVPPSYPAMMLGSLSLAPVEVAQMYNTLANNGYRTPLRSVRAVLNENGEPLQRFSLEVNKVVDSDAMIQLNSILHLVTQKGTAQRLQRLIPDFSLAGKTGTSNDYRDAWFAGFSGDVSTVVWVGNDQNADTGLTGSSGALPIWATVMQKAARVPFATTPSENLVMTQFEFDSGYRMQGCSQTERDVILPARPSVLQQEVMIRCQVMNDESAAERERGGSERSRGVLDWLKDRL
- the phaZ gene encoding poly(3-hydroxyalkanoate) depolymerase, which translates into the protein MVDGIRLRYLIREGTDNSTPLLLINGIGANLELCIPFIETLHEKEVIIFDIPGTGDSQTPVKIRRFKHLARLAKDLLDTLGYGQVDVAGVSWGGALAQQFAHQFPKRVRRLILAATSAGMVMVPAKFKVLRNMITPRRYISKGFMRKVSGTIYGGRIRRNPELVSELTSRIIPPRTRGYIYQLLAGLGWTSFHWLHTLRQPTMLLAGDDDPLVRPVNAKVMSLMIPNCRLEIIPGGGHLFLLHNAKAVTPLIRDFLNKPDINLDVLED